A stretch of the Leptospira harrisiae genome encodes the following:
- a CDS encoding alpha/beta hydrolase produces MSNWEQAYSREESTFQNKDGGKIYYQIYRPKSGVKRVLVVHHGIGEHGGRYNFLLEAMAERNYAIYLIDARGHGKSDGRRGVITHFSDFFADLKEMIDIAKRNEGVNKVTLLGHSMGAAITFLYTATDNYQNDLDAYICSALPIKVKTDLVMDIKKGAGGFLAKLVPTLTIPTGLDVNLISRDKSVVEAYVKDPLVHGNVCAYLGDYLLNCYTLALESAAKITVPIYMFHGKEDQIALVQGTLEAFEKVSSKDKTMKIFDGLYHETMNELPEDRAIVLKELVSWIDKH; encoded by the coding sequence ATGAGTAATTGGGAACAAGCCTACTCCCGTGAGGAGTCTACCTTTCAAAACAAAGACGGAGGTAAAATTTACTATCAAATTTACCGACCTAAATCGGGAGTCAAACGTGTCCTTGTGGTCCACCATGGAATTGGTGAACACGGTGGCCGTTACAATTTTTTATTGGAAGCAATGGCAGAACGTAACTACGCCATTTACCTCATCGATGCCAGAGGCCACGGAAAATCCGATGGACGCAGAGGGGTCATCACTCATTTTTCTGATTTTTTTGCTGACCTCAAAGAAATGATTGATATCGCCAAACGTAACGAAGGCGTAAACAAAGTCACTTTGCTTGGTCATTCTATGGGAGCAGCCATTACCTTCCTTTACACTGCCACTGATAACTACCAAAATGATTTAGATGCTTATATCTGTAGCGCCCTTCCTATCAAAGTCAAAACCGACTTAGTCATGGATATTAAAAAAGGTGCCGGTGGATTTTTGGCAAAACTTGTTCCTACTCTCACCATTCCTACTGGACTTGATGTGAATTTAATTTCACGTGATAAATCGGTAGTGGAAGCCTACGTAAAAGATCCTTTAGTACATGGAAATGTTTGTGCTTACTTAGGTGATTATTTGCTCAACTGTTATACCCTTGCTTTAGAATCGGCAGCAAAAATTACTGTACCAATTTATATGTTCCATGGAAAGGAAGACCAAATCGCACTGGTTCAAGGAACACTGGAAGCCTTCGAAAAGGTAAGTTCCAAAGACAAAACAATGAAAATTTTTGACGGATTGTACCACGAAACCATGAACGAACTTCCAGAAGATAGAGCAATCGTCTTGAAAGAGTTAGTTTCTTGGATCGATAAACATTAA
- a CDS encoding sulfatase, which yields MDDGNLKRKNFSCSSETSFPNWFHMRATVPFALTICFCLFSCLNKSERRFPVDLVLELRNAKSKISISKDLLPYHWKKNPGRQSNLPLSRKWENTQITFNTDKEIFLNHSLDSLFFPPGQEYEFKVKKGEYEFSSLLGLLGGSEFQTQVSGKLKIYSGETLLKEWDLTGLSKERWFSKKDIFEIGEQQLLRLVWESPDSYLFVGEPLLYPKKEFGFESQESGKPKSVILIVIDSARKDFFGSYGYRYSVTPVMDEMAKESVFFENPFANGNWTKPSMMSFFHSEYSSNLGLGNSWFSTKPYQRKVYYGKKRDNLAKTFREAGYFTQTIMNNVFFLDYTTVGLDLGFHNSFQVGMDIVDTGVLTNKAIQFVREYKDKPYFLHFNLNTPHASYSPPPEDMASVRSIVPPDVFYRYESPVQRYLGEMHYTDREIGRLVAELKKEGIYDETMIIVTGDHGELFSAHHDYSYHFIMQTRFGHGETHYDEEINVPYFIKLPKSLRENLDSDMAKETHGGQIRISGQSSLMSIAPTILGFLELLPKNSTYQGVDYSTCIRMTNVCPKEKFIYTEGRMSESVRTENYKYIRRYPGFTTVRRTLAGEPHTMAEELYDLTRDKDEKNNLSPLPEGESLLQIARADFRRENFLKRNNLRILIPPCSEPLCRDFLSLNVQGSIYDWEISPAIQLGSGSAKTISLQKESKRSKSSEGEEVVFKTVNPELGAYFSFSRNGKTIPVRFGRYGLEFQRSITNLEDLIVSERQPEGFPSSSLPWVYNDGAFSGTRESEVQKEMGKEVKKILETWGYIHE from the coding sequence ATGGACGATGGAAACCTAAAAAGAAAGAACTTTTCCTGTTCGTCGGAAACGAGTTTTCCAAACTGGTTCCATATGCGAGCGACTGTTCCTTTCGCCCTGACGATCTGTTTTTGTCTCTTCAGCTGTTTGAACAAATCAGAAAGACGTTTCCCAGTGGATTTGGTTTTGGAGTTACGAAATGCAAAATCCAAAATTTCGATTTCCAAAGATTTACTACCTTACCATTGGAAAAAAAATCCCGGTCGCCAAAGTAACCTTCCTCTCTCTCGCAAATGGGAAAATACACAAATCACATTCAATACTGATAAAGAGATTTTTTTAAACCATTCGCTTGATTCTCTATTTTTTCCCCCAGGCCAAGAGTATGAATTTAAGGTAAAGAAAGGAGAATATGAATTTTCTTCCCTTTTGGGTTTGTTAGGTGGATCGGAATTTCAAACCCAAGTTTCAGGAAAGTTAAAAATTTATTCAGGAGAAACTCTTTTAAAAGAATGGGACCTAACCGGATTATCTAAGGAACGTTGGTTTTCAAAAAAAGATATTTTCGAAATAGGGGAACAACAATTATTACGATTGGTTTGGGAGAGTCCGGATAGTTATCTTTTTGTCGGCGAACCTTTGTTATATCCAAAAAAAGAGTTTGGTTTTGAAAGTCAGGAATCTGGCAAACCAAAGTCAGTGATTCTCATTGTGATTGATTCCGCTAGAAAGGATTTTTTCGGTTCTTACGGGTATCGTTATTCTGTCACTCCTGTAATGGATGAGATGGCGAAGGAATCGGTATTTTTTGAAAATCCCTTTGCCAATGGAAATTGGACGAAACCTTCAATGATGTCTTTTTTTCATTCCGAGTATTCATCTAACCTCGGTTTGGGGAATTCTTGGTTTTCCACAAAACCTTACCAAAGAAAAGTTTATTATGGAAAAAAAAGAGACAACTTAGCGAAAACCTTTCGTGAAGCAGGTTATTTTACCCAAACAATTATGAATAACGTATTCTTTTTGGATTATACCACAGTTGGTTTGGATTTGGGATTTCACAATTCGTTTCAAGTGGGAATGGACATAGTGGATACGGGAGTCCTGACAAACAAAGCAATCCAATTTGTCAGGGAATACAAAGATAAACCTTATTTTTTACATTTTAATTTAAACACTCCTCATGCTTCTTATTCTCCACCACCAGAGGACATGGCCTCTGTTCGTTCCATTGTTCCTCCAGATGTTTTTTATAGGTATGAATCACCTGTGCAGCGATACCTAGGCGAAATGCATTATACTGACCGAGAGATTGGACGATTAGTTGCTGAATTAAAGAAAGAAGGAATTTATGATGAAACTATGATCATTGTGACCGGTGATCACGGGGAACTATTCAGTGCGCATCATGATTATAGTTACCATTTCATAATGCAAACTCGTTTTGGCCATGGGGAAACTCATTATGACGAAGAAATTAACGTACCGTATTTTATCAAACTTCCTAAGTCCTTAAGAGAAAATTTGGACTCCGATATGGCAAAGGAAACACATGGGGGGCAAATTCGAATTTCCGGCCAGTCTTCTTTGATGTCAATTGCACCAACCATTTTAGGTTTTCTAGAATTGTTGCCAAAAAATTCCACTTACCAAGGTGTCGATTATTCAACTTGCATTCGCATGACAAATGTTTGTCCAAAGGAAAAATTTATTTATACTGAAGGTAGGATGTCCGAATCGGTCCGGACAGAAAACTATAAATACATACGCAGATATCCAGGTTTTACTACTGTTAGGCGAACATTGGCTGGTGAACCTCATACAATGGCCGAAGAATTGTATGATTTAACCAGAGACAAGGATGAAAAAAATAATTTAAGTCCTTTGCCTGAAGGCGAAAGCCTTTTGCAAATAGCTAGAGCAGATTTTCGTCGAGAAAATTTTTTGAAACGAAATAATTTACGAATTCTAATTCCACCTTGTTCGGAACCTCTATGTCGAGACTTCCTTTCTTTGAATGTACAAGGATCCATTTATGATTGGGAGATCTCACCTGCGATCCAACTGGGTTCTGGATCCGCAAAAACAATTTCTTTACAAAAAGAATCAAAACGTTCCAAATCATCGGAAGGCGAAGAGGTGGTATTCAAAACAGTGAATCCAGAACTGGGGGCTTACTTTAGTTTTTCTCGCAATGGAAAAACGATTCCTGT
- a CDS encoding FAS1-like dehydratase domain-containing protein, protein MAITKDIVGKKLDRFDFTVERGKIKEFCLAINEKNPIYFDVEEAKKAGYSDVPAPPTFPTVIMFWGYPKIWNDMAELGIDLSKILHLKEEYTYHKILYPGKVYAQSEIADVKSGRAEIVTFRTTIYDEKNDPILSAEMAIFIRKD, encoded by the coding sequence ATGGCAATAACCAAAGATATAGTTGGAAAAAAACTAGATCGTTTTGATTTCACAGTGGAACGAGGAAAGATCAAAGAATTCTGCCTCGCCATCAACGAAAAAAACCCAATCTATTTTGACGTAGAAGAAGCAAAAAAAGCTGGATACTCTGATGTTCCTGCTCCACCAACTTTCCCTACAGTCATTATGTTTTGGGGATACCCAAAGATTTGGAACGATATGGCCGAACTTGGTATCGATCTTTCCAAAATCCTTCACTTAAAAGAAGAGTATACGTACCACAAAATTCTGTATCCGGGCAAAGTGTACGCACAGTCCGAAATTGCCGATGTAAAATCGGGAAGAGCAGAAATCGTAACATTCAGAACAACCATCTATGATGAAAAAAATGACCCCATCCTTTCTGCTGAGATGGCGATCTTCATTCGTAAGGACTAA